In Phocoena phocoena chromosome 3, mPhoPho1.1, whole genome shotgun sequence, the DNA window TTAGCATTCCTGAGAATGGATGTACCTTTGTTTTCTCAATAAGAACAGCAACCTTCattatgtgccaggaaaaagTCTAAACACTTTCActttatcttgtttaatcctcaaaacattccagaagaaaaatataatcatttccattttatagataaggaaattggggttcagagatgttaagtatcTTGCCAATGTGTTAAGATGCTGACAGAGTTAAGTGGTGAAGCCAGGATTTGGACCAAGGCAATTCACCTCCCCAAATACAGAGTTCTAGGCCTTTTATCTTTTCAATTATGAAGGAAGATGGCTTTGCCAGGCAGATATATGggtagattggcttctttcatcttGGCTAACCTCGGGGAGTAAGTACTAGGGAAATACTTAGCTTATATGAAAAGAATCTTTTTGTTCTGGTTTTGATCTAGTTCTCTGGCAGGCTTGTTAAGATTTGTCTTAACACGTACATTTCCCTTGCCAAAGCACACGTGGTATGTTTGGACATATGGTCTCATTTTTATGACCTTTTaacctttacatattttaaatgcttcatGATGGGGTTAATTATTTGTGGTGACCAAGATTGGCAGCAGGTCTGATGGGGCCATGTTTAGTATCCCTAAGGAATGAGAAGATTGATACCCTGTAGAACATACtttcaaagataaatataaaggagaaattcTTGACGCATTCATTAATAAGCAAAGTCTAGTGATATCTCATGGCAACTTGGTAAATTTATTCTGAGACCTATCATTATAAGTGGTTTTGAGATTAACCTTACTGTActtctaaccatttttaaaatggataaatattgGGTAATCTGAATTTCTTAGAAAATGATCATTTAAGTATCGTTTGTCTTTATATGTACTGAACACAAAGTTGCGCTGGAGTAGTCAAAAAACTGAATACAGTAAGATTGGTTAAAAGATTCCAACCTtattaagctttaaaaatatgtcttacGTAGCTTAATGGTGTGATCTCTAAATGTCACAGaattataaataactttaaagcAGTTTTAACTGTAAAATGTGATAGTAAACCAAGTTCTTATCCTTCTAGGGACCCTTTGACAAGgcagttaaaatgaaataaagaaacaccAAGTGAAGTCAAAAACAGATGCATGGTATTCAAAGACCTTATACAATATAAAGTTTATATGGTATATGCATAATATATGTTTACCATTGCTTCAACTCCTTGGCTTTAACAAACCATGTCAGTGGGCATGAGCCTTTAGAAACAGTGAAGAGGCTAGATTCAGAGGTACAGTTTACTGAGGTTTGGATCCAGTGAATATGGTTGTGGGCCTAAATCCTGGATACCTGGATGGCTTGTTCCCCTATTCTATAAGCAGGGGGCAATTTTTTtcccagggaacatttggcaatgtttgcaaatatttttgtttgtcgCAACTGGGGAAGGGGGTACTATTGGCACCTattgggtagaggccagggatcctGTTAAACATTTGACAGTACACAGGTGAGCACCCTCTCCCTGTCCATAAAGAATTATTCAACCCCAAATACAGCAGTGTTGAAGTTGAGAAACTTTCTATAAATCAAGATGATCTAAGTTGTTTTTTATGGATACAGGCAACTTTCAGATTGGATCTCAGAAAAGTCTCTCATGCTGTGAAGCTAATTAAAAAAGTCAATCTGCCATCCAAAGGCTCTCACTCCACCCCACCTGGTCAGCAACCTTTGCCAGCACTGGTGTTCCTCCAAAGTGGCTCCTGCTCTGGTGGGCCAGCCCCATATGCCCACAACAGTTGTGGCCAAACCTCTCAGCCAGCCCGGCCagggaccagcctcacccaccagtgtACCTGCAGCACCAAAACAGGAGGACACATGCAGCCCACACATGGGGTATCCTGGAgtatatagctctggtgaccaggtGGAGATTGCGCCACTGGGCACCACAGGACACCTTCTACGTATGGCCACTCTTTCAAAGCCGGGAAATGTAGCTGATATAcataatacatagaaacaaacacagagagttaggcaaaatgaggagacaaaggGATGccttccaaacaaaagaacatccccccactccccccaaaaagaacaaaatgaaatggagataagcaattaaagcaaataaagagttcaaagtaacaGTCATAAATATGCTCACCAAACTTgggagaatggatgaacacagtgagaatttcaactaagagacagaaattataaaaaagaaccaatcaaaactgaagaatataataactgaaataaaaaaacactaatgggaatcaacagtagattagaggatgcagaagaatggatcaACAATCTAGAAGACAGGGTAGTGGAAATCACCTgatcataaaaacaaaaagataaaagaataaataagaatgaggatagtttaagggatctctgagacaacatcaagcatactaacatttgcattttaggagttccagaaaaagaagagagagataagGTCAGAAAaacctatttgaagaaataatgcctgaaaacttccctaacctggtgaagaaaacaaacatccaagtccaggaacacagagagtcccaaaggAGATGAACTCAAAGTAACCCACACCAAGggaacattataattaaaatgcaaaatgttaaagataaagaatcttaaaagcatcaaGAGGAAAACAactagttatgtacaagggacccccccccccccacataaGACTATCAGATGATCTTTAAGCaaaaactttgcaagccagaagggactgacacTATAtactcaaagtgctgaaagaaaacaaaaacaaaaaccttacaaCCAGTAATACTTTACCTGGTAAGGTTCTCATTAAGAATTgagggagagataaagagttttctagataagcaaaagctaaaggggTTCATCACCAGTAAGCTGGCCTTACAAGAactgttaaagggacttctttaaaaggagaagaaaaggtcataactagaaataagaaaattaagaaggaaaaaatctcactggtaaaggcaaacatacactAAAAGTAGTGGATCAACCACCTATAAAGCTAGTATGagggttaaaagacaaaagtagtaaaaatcatctatagctacaataattagttaagcaatacacaaaataaaaagatgtaaactaTGATGCCAAAAACATAAAACGTGTGGTAGGAGGGAGTAAAAATGTAGTGCTTTTAGAAGGTGCGTGAACTTAAGCaaccatcaacttaaaatagactgctaTATACAAAGGTTGTTATaaatgaacctcatggtaaccacaaaccaaaaacctataacagatatacaaaaataaagagaaaggaacacaaacatagcactaaagaaagtcatcaaatcacaaggaaaaagaacaagaaaagaaatgaacagagaactgcaaaaataaccagaaaaaattatcaaaatagcaataagtacgtatctatcaataattagttTAAATGTAAAGGGACTAAATGCTTCAATCGAAACACATAGGATggctgaatgaatttttaaaaaacctatatatatgctgcctacaagagactcacttcagatctaaagacacacaaaccaaaaatgaagtgttggaaaaagatattccgtggaaatgaaaagcaaagctAGGATAGCAATACttatagcagacaaaatagactttaaaacaaagactataacaagagacaaagaagggaatTACataaagggatcaatctaagaagaagatataacacttgtaaatatctatgcaacCAATATAGgagtatgtaaataaataaagcaaatagtaTTAAAGATAAATGGAGAtgttgacaataatacaataatagtaggagactttaatacccccttatatcaatggatagatcctccagacagaaaatcaattaggaaacattggccttaaatgacacattagacaaatggacttaatagataaATAGAACATTACACTgacaaacaacagaaaatgaattattttcaagtgcaaatGGTACATTCTCCAGCttagatcacatgttaggccacaaaacaagtctcaataaatttaagaaggttgaaatcatatcaagcatcttttcctaccacagtggtatgaaactagaaattaattacaaggaaaaaacacgaacacgtggaggctaaactaCATTctattaaacaaccaatggattgtgaagaaaaaaaaataccttgaggcaaatgaaaatgaaaacataatgttccaaaacctacaggacacagcaaaagcagttctaagagggcagtttatagtgctacaggcatacctcagaaaataagaaaaaaatctcaaataaacaatccaacctCGCACctaaaagaactggaaaaagaagaacaaagcccaaagtctaTATACCAATAACAAagtatcagaaatagaaattaagaaaacaatcctatttacaactgcatcaaaaagaacaaatacctgggaataaatctaaccaagaacatgaaagacctatacaatgaaaactataagacactgatgaaagaaattgaagacaacataaagaagtagaaagatataccatgctcatgcaCTGGAAGAATTaagattgttaaaatgtccatactactcaaagcaatctacagattcaatgcaattcctgtcAAAATATAGacggcatctttcacagaactagaacaaataatcctaaaatttgcagggaaccacaaaagaccctaaatagccaaagcaatctgaagaaagaagaacaaagctagagggaTCATGCACCCTGATTTTGAACTATAtaacaaagctgtagtaatcaaaactgtatggtactggcacaaaaacagacatacagatcaatggaacagaatagagagtacagaaataaacccatgctaaTATGTTCaaataatttatgacaaaggagtcaagaataaataatggggaaaagacagtctctttaataaattgtGCTGGAAAAATTagacagctatatgcaaaagaatgagagTGGAtcactttcttacaccatatacaaaaataaactcaaaatagattaaagacttaaatgtaacacctgaaaccataaaactcctagaagaaaacataggtagtatgCTCTCTGACAtcagttttaataatatattttttggatctgtctcctcaggtaagggcaacaaaagcaaaaataaacaaatgggactacatcaaactaaaaagcttgtACAGTTGTGGAAACccccaacaaaatgaaaagttaatctactgaatgggagaagatatttacaaatgatacaCCCAATAAccaatatatacaaagaactcacacaactcaatatggAAAAACAATCAGATTAAAAATgtgcagaggacctgaacagcCATTTTTCCAAGAAGGACATACAAATGgacagcaggcacatgaaaaaatactcaacatccctaatcattagggaaatgcaaatcaaaactacaatgagataccatcttaTGCCGGTcaaaatgactattatcaaaatgactacaaaaaagtgttggcaaggatgtaaagaaaagagaagcttgtgcactgttggtggggatgttaattggtgcagccactgtgggaaacagtatggaagttcctcaaaaaattaaaaatagaagtaccatatgatacagcaattccagttctgggtatttatcagaaaacaaaacccctaatttgaaaagatatatgcatccttTTGTTCATTgaggcattatttacaatagccaagatatggaagcaatatccatcaatagatgaataaagatgtggtatgtggtatatataaataaataaataaataaataaataaatatatacacacacacacacacacacacacacacacacaatagaatagtaatcagccataaaaagaatcagatcttgccatttgtgacaacattgatggacctagaggtttTGCTAAGGTattattatacttagtgaaataagtcagacagagaaaaacaaatactgtatgtttttacttatatgtggaatctaaaaaacaaaagaaacaaacaaaacaaagcaaagaaggtctctagatacagagaacaaactggtggtcacCAGAGGGGAGTGAGTGAGGTGTTGGGCAAATCCatgaggggattaagaggtacaaacttccagttataaaataaataagttaacagagatgtaatgtacagcatagggaatacaataaaaaacatcaaattaactttgtatggtgacagatagttactagacttatcatggtgatcaattCACAATGTATATAactcactctgttgtacacctgaaactgatacattgtttgtcaactatatttcaatttgaaaagtcaaactgggacttccctggtggcacagtggttaagaatccacctgccaacacaggggacactggtttgagccctggtccgggaagatctcacatgctgcggagcaactaagcccatgcgccacaactactgagcctgagctctagagcctgcgagccaaaactactgagcccacgtgccaaaactactgaagcccgcacgcctagagccggtgctctgcaacaagagaagccaccgcaatgagaagcccacgcaccgcaatgaagagtagcctccgctcaccacaactggagaaagcccacatgcagcaatgaagacccaacacaaccaaaaataaataaataaataacattgattcgaaataaataaaaagtcaaactGAATAAAGTGCCTGGGGCAGAATTTAGCCTCCAGATTGATTAATGACTATCCTGAAATATAAGCTTTAATCTTGCTAAGTTTATTATTAACCATTCCAGACACTCTTTAAACATTTAATCTGTAGAGAAAAAACCTTAACTCTTTGTTCTTGGGCAGGTACCTTTATCCAAGGTGTTCCACAGAGTGTTGGCTTTGGGGTAAGCTGCCCAGGTTCAAATCTAAGCTTTTCATTTATTAGCGAAAGACATTGAACAAGTTACTCCATATTTCTctgccacagtttcctcatctgtaatataggGATAATAGTACTTAACCCACAGGGCTGTTGggggaataaatgaataaataaatgtcatatcTCCTCTAATGCTTCATATAGTGTGACAATAACAGAaggaagactaaaaatagagtccGAATTACAAGGGTCTAATCTAAACTCTGTTcccaactagctgtgtgaccttgaacaactgAGCATGATTATACAATTGGAGGGACTGAATTAAATAATCTCTGAAGCACCCTCTAGAATTAACATTCTATAGTTAGGAGTATGTTTTCTACAAACCCTTGCTTTAAGTGGGGCCTCAAAATAGAGTGGGAAGAAagcataatagaaaaaaagaaatataaggtgaaacaaaaacaaagaagaaaaggttaTTAGGAAAGGAGGACaatgagaaataaaaggcaaatgtATGCAGGTTCAGACAACtggttgatattttctatttttaaaaaacattggttatatatacaatggaatattactgtcataaaaagaaacaaaattgagttatttgtagtgaggtggatggacctagagtctgtcatagtgtgaagtaagtcagaaagagaaaaacaaatactgtgtgctgaaacatatatatggaatctaagaagaaaaaaaggttatgaagaacctatgggcaagatgggaataaagatgcagacctactagagaatggacttggggatatggggagggggaagggtaagctgtgacaaagtgagagagtggcatggacatatatacactaccaaatgtaaaatagatagctagtgggaagcaggcgcatagcatagggagatcagcttggtgctttgtgaccacctagaggggtgggatagggagggtgggagggagatgcaagagggaagagatatgggaacatacgtatatgtataagtgattcactttgttataaagcagtaactaacacaccattgtaaagcaattatattccaataaagatgttaaaacaaaaaacacaaaaccaaacatTGGCTGAATTTTGTAGTACGGCCTTCGCTTTTTCATGGAGGCTCCTTACACTGGAGTCACCGCTTTAGGAAATCGATTAATTTCTGGCTTTACTCCTCCCACGTCCTCTCCCTGATTAATCccctgcacgtctagagcctgaAAAATAactgcagagaagaaaggaaggggctgTAGTAGAATCAAGGAAACCTCATTCCCTGAGAGGCCTCCTGGAGAAGGAGAATTTCCTGCCTTTTTAAGTGGGGTAACAAAATTGGTTATTTCACTCCTATCCCCAGAGCTTCGGTTGCTCTTTCACTTCCCACTTCCTCAAGAGCACTGGGTGACAAAGTTATGGAGAAGCGCCTGCAGGAGGCCCAGCTGTACAAGGAGGAAGGGAACCAATGTTACCGGGAAGGGAAGTGCCGAGATGCTGTGTGTGGATACCATCGAGCTCTGCAGCAGCTGCGGGGTCTGGATCCAAGTCTGCCCTCCCCGATACCTAATCTGGGACCTCAGGGCCCGGCCCTCACACCTGAACAGGAAAACGTACTGCACACCACCCAGACAGACTGCTACAACAACTTAGCTGCCTGTCTTCTTCAGATGGAGCCAGTAAACTATGAACGGGTGAAAGAATACAGTCAGAAGGTCCTGGAACGACAGCCTGATAATGCCAAGGCCCTGTATCGGGCTGAGGTGGCCTCTTTCCACCTGCAGAACTATGACCAGGCTCGGCACTACCTCATGGCTGCTGTCAATAGGCAGTCAAAAGACGCCAGTGTCCGGCGGTACCTTCAGCTAATGCAGTCAGAACTCAGCAGCTACCATCGGAAAGAGAAGCAGCTCTACCTGGGCATGTTTGCTTAACAAAGAAGAAAGATACCCCTCCACTGGAACTTAGGTGAACCATTAAAGACCCATCAAGGGGAAACCTGAGCCTCAGCAAGAGAAATTAACCCCATACCTCTGACAGAGGTGAACTTCTATTTTGTTTCTAGTTCTGCACAAACTCTTTATTGCTTACATagcctgtgtctgtttttgtttctccatCTATGTATTTATATGGCTTTTAATATGTGGTATTATTAAGGACATTTGCCTTGAGAAATACAACCAGAAAACATTCATCAGTTATGGGTGGAATTAATCATATCTTTGGCACAGATTTTAATGATAGATGTTGGTAGATGTAGTCATTTACAAAGGAGAACGCTAGCAGAGGATGAAGtaataaggaaggaagaaaggagtttCTTCCTTCGTTTCCTCAGATGCCCAAAGCCAAAGTTACACAGGCCACAAACTGGCAAATATATATACTGTGAAACTAGACAATTATAAATTGGccccacacggctcagaatgaaAGACTTGAAATTAACCACCTTGattaaaataattcctttttcttaatgTTCCACATacattcagattctttttcccccACAAAAGTTTCTCTTGGTAATTTCTAGTCCTTCCTATTGTTCACACTCAGATCACAAGTAtagtatacttatttattttttttattaaacccTTCTGTCTTAAAACCTCTGGAGTCAAgcatttaagtatatattttgtaATCTTTTAAAAGCCCTCATGCCAAAAAAACACtcgtaaacattttaatttttaataggtgCACATCTATAGTATGCTCATTTCTCTAAAAAAACATAGGAAAGACAGTTAACCAAGTCTTCTAGAAACAATACCATAAAAGAACAGGATAAGAACATAGATCTGTTCTTTACCTGTTACCCGCCCCCTTGTATTTTGCAAGAGCTCACTTCCTTAAAGAGGAGGGAAACGGTGAGGAAAGGTTCTCTTTCCTTAGTGCCTTTTAAGCACCAGTGAACTTTCTGAAAGCTTTGTTGGGCATGGGTGCAGGAGCAGATCTGGTGCAGTCATGGCTCGGTAGGAGCTTTCATCAACTGGGAGCTCCTTTGTCATTCTGCTAAGGTCCACAACATATGAGTTGTACAGAGTAGATGAGACCATAATAGCACTGCCTCTACCTTTATGAGTGAAGGTAATAAGCACGTGTCATTAGCCATCATATAACCACAGACAGATTTCCGACAAAAACCCCTTAGTCTTGCTAAGTGTACACGAGCTCTTCTCCCTTTATCAGTAATGCATCTCTCTCATGAGCTAGGCTCCTCTTTGAGTCTCCCTGTACCCTTCAATAATACAACCATCAACTTACAAACAAAAAGTTTTTATACCAAATAATCTTTTAAGTCCAAGGACAGAACTAACAAAAGTTGaatattttattcctcttccAAGCTTCTTA includes these proteins:
- the LOC136121331 gene encoding tetratricopeptide repeat protein 9C-like, which encodes MEKRLQEAQLYKEEGNQCYREGKCRDAVCGYHRALQQLRGLDPSLPSPIPNLGPQGPALTPEQENVLHTTQTDCYNNLAACLLQMEPVNYERVKEYSQKVLERQPDNAKALYRAEVASFHLQNYDQARHYLMAAVNRQSKDASVRRYLQLMQSELSSYHRKEKQLYLGMFA